In Piliocolobus tephrosceles isolate RC106 chromosome 10, ASM277652v3, whole genome shotgun sequence, a single window of DNA contains:
- the FBXL14 gene encoding F-box/LRR-repeat protein 14 isoform X3: METHISCLFPELLAMIFGYLDVRDKGRAAQVCTAWRDAAYHKSVWRGVEAKLHLRRANPSLFPSLQARGIRRVQILSLRRSLSYVIQGMANIESLNLSGCYNLTDNGLGHAFVQEIGSLRALNLSLCKQITDSSLGRIAQYLKGLEVLELGGCSNITNTGLLLIAWGLQRLKSLNLRSCRHLSDVGIGHLAGMTRSAAEGCLGLEQLTLQDCQKLTDLSLKHISRGLTGLRLLNLSFCGGISDAGLLHLSHMGSLRSLNLRSCDNISDTGIMHLAMGSLRLSGLDVSFCDKVGDQSLAYIAQGLDGLKSLSLCSCHISDDGINRMVRQMHGLRTLNIGQCVRITDKGLELIAEHLSQLTGIDLYGCTRITKRGLERITQLPCLKVLNLGLWQMTDSEKVRRHEGIFLHYSL, from the coding sequence atggAGACCCACATCTCATGCCTGTTCCCGGAGCTGCTGGCCATGATCTTCGGCTACCTGGACGTCCGGGACAAGGGGCGCGCGGCGCAGGTGTGCACGGCCTGGCGGGACGCTGCCTACCACAAGTCGGTGTGGCGGGGGGTGGAGGCCAAGCTGCACCTGCGCCGGGCCAACCCGTCGCTGTTCCCCAGCCTGCAGGCCCGGGGTATCCGCCGGGTGCAGATCCTGAGCCTCCGCCGCAGCCTCAGCTACGTGATCCAGGGCATGGCCAACATCGAGAGCCTCAACCTCAGCGGCTGCTACAACCTCACCGACAACGGGCTGGGCCACGCGTTTGTGCAGGAGATCGGCTCCCTGCGCGCTCTCAACCTGAGCCTCTGCAAGCAGATCACTGACAGCAGCCTGGGCCGCATAGCCCAGTATCTTAAGGGCCTGGAGGTGCTGGAGCTGGGGGGTTGCAGCAACATCACCAACACTGGCCTTTTGCTCATCGCCTGGGGTCTGCAGCGCCTCAAGAGCCTTAACCTCCGCAGCTGCCGCCACCTCTCGGATGTCGGCATCGGGCACCTGGCCGGCATGACGCGCAGCGCTGCGGAGGGCTGCCTGGGCCTGGAGCAGCTCACGCTACAGGACTGCCAGAAGCTCACAGATCTTTCTCTAAAGCACATCTCCCGAGGGCTGACGGGCCTGAGGCTCCTCAACCTCAGCTTCTGTGGGGGCATCTCGGACGCTGGCCTCCTGCACCTGTCGCACATGGGCAGCCTGCGCAGCCTCAACCTGCGCTCCTGTGACAACATCAGTGACACGGGCATCATGCATCTGGCCATGGGCAGCCTGCGCCTCTCGGGGCTGGATGTGTCGTTCTGTGACAAGGTGGGAGACCAGAGTCTGGCTTACATAGCCCAGGGGCTGGATGGCCTCaagtctctctccctctgctcctGCCACATCAGCGATGATGGCATCAACCGCATGGTGCGGCAGATGCACGGGCTGCGCACGCTCAACATTGGACAGTGTGTGCGCATCACGGACAAGGGCCTGGAGCTGATCGCTGAGCACCTGAGCCAGCTCACCGGCATAGACCTGTACGGCTGCACCCGAATCACCAAGCGCGGCCTGGAGCGCATCACGCAGCTGCCCTGCCTCAAGGTACTCAACCTGGGACTCTGGCAGATGACGGACAGTGAGAAGGTCAG
- the FBXL14 gene encoding F-box/LRR-repeat protein 14 isoform X2: protein METHISCLFPELLAMIFGYLDVRDKGRAAQVCTAWRDAAYHKSVWRGVEAKLHLRRANPSLFPSLQARGIRRVQILSLRRSLSYVIQGMANIESLNLSGCYNLTDNGLGHAFVQEIGSLRALNLSLCKQITDSSLGRIAQYLKGLEVLELGGCSNITNTGLLLIAWGLQRLKSLNLRSCRHLSDVGIGHLAGMTRSAAEGCLGLEQLTLQDCQKLTDLSLKHISRGLTGLRLLNLSFCGGISDAGLLHLSHMGSLRSLNLRSCDNISDTGIMHLAMGSLRLSGLDVSFCDKVGDQSLAYIAQGLDGLKSLSLCSCHISDDGINRMVRQMHGLRTLNIGQCVRITDKGLELIAEHLSQLTGIDLYGCTRITKRGLERITQLPCLKVLNLGLWQMTDSEKVRNRSPGAAADKGRWSCIIW, encoded by the coding sequence atggAGACCCACATCTCATGCCTGTTCCCGGAGCTGCTGGCCATGATCTTCGGCTACCTGGACGTCCGGGACAAGGGGCGCGCGGCGCAGGTGTGCACGGCCTGGCGGGACGCTGCCTACCACAAGTCGGTGTGGCGGGGGGTGGAGGCCAAGCTGCACCTGCGCCGGGCCAACCCGTCGCTGTTCCCCAGCCTGCAGGCCCGGGGTATCCGCCGGGTGCAGATCCTGAGCCTCCGCCGCAGCCTCAGCTACGTGATCCAGGGCATGGCCAACATCGAGAGCCTCAACCTCAGCGGCTGCTACAACCTCACCGACAACGGGCTGGGCCACGCGTTTGTGCAGGAGATCGGCTCCCTGCGCGCTCTCAACCTGAGCCTCTGCAAGCAGATCACTGACAGCAGCCTGGGCCGCATAGCCCAGTATCTTAAGGGCCTGGAGGTGCTGGAGCTGGGGGGTTGCAGCAACATCACCAACACTGGCCTTTTGCTCATCGCCTGGGGTCTGCAGCGCCTCAAGAGCCTTAACCTCCGCAGCTGCCGCCACCTCTCGGATGTCGGCATCGGGCACCTGGCCGGCATGACGCGCAGCGCTGCGGAGGGCTGCCTGGGCCTGGAGCAGCTCACGCTACAGGACTGCCAGAAGCTCACAGATCTTTCTCTAAAGCACATCTCCCGAGGGCTGACGGGCCTGAGGCTCCTCAACCTCAGCTTCTGTGGGGGCATCTCGGACGCTGGCCTCCTGCACCTGTCGCACATGGGCAGCCTGCGCAGCCTCAACCTGCGCTCCTGTGACAACATCAGTGACACGGGCATCATGCATCTGGCCATGGGCAGCCTGCGCCTCTCGGGGCTGGATGTGTCGTTCTGTGACAAGGTGGGAGACCAGAGTCTGGCTTACATAGCCCAGGGGCTGGATGGCCTCaagtctctctccctctgctcctGCCACATCAGCGATGATGGCATCAACCGCATGGTGCGGCAGATGCACGGGCTGCGCACGCTCAACATTGGACAGTGTGTGCGCATCACGGACAAGGGCCTGGAGCTGATCGCTGAGCACCTGAGCCAGCTCACCGGCATAGACCTGTACGGCTGCACCCGAATCACCAAGCGCGGCCTGGAGCGCATCACGCAGCTGCCCTGCCTCAAGGTACTCAACCTGGGACTCTGGCAGATGACGGACAGTGAGAAGGTCAG
- the FBXL14 gene encoding F-box/LRR-repeat protein 14 isoform X1: METHISCLFPELLAMIFGYLDVRDKGRAAQVCTAWRDAAYHKSVWRGVEAKLHLRRANPSLFPSLQARGIRRVQILSLRRSLSYVIQGMANIESLNLSGCYNLTDNGLGHAFVQEIGSLRALNLSLCKQITDSSLGRIAQYLKGLEVLELGGCSNITNTGLLLIAWGLQRLKSLNLRSCRHLSDVGIGHLAGMTRSAAEGCLGLEQLTLQDCQKLTDLSLKHISRGLTGLRLLNLSFCGGISDAGLLHLSHMGSLRSLNLRSCDNISDTGIMHLAMGSLRLSGLDVSFCDKVGDQSLAYIAQGLDGLKSLSLCSCHISDDGINRMVRQMHGLRTLNIGQCVRITDKGLELIAEHLSQLTGIDLYGCTRITKRGLERITQLPCLKVLNLGLWQMTDSEKEARGDFSPLFTVRTRGSSRR; the protein is encoded by the coding sequence atggAGACCCACATCTCATGCCTGTTCCCGGAGCTGCTGGCCATGATCTTCGGCTACCTGGACGTCCGGGACAAGGGGCGCGCGGCGCAGGTGTGCACGGCCTGGCGGGACGCTGCCTACCACAAGTCGGTGTGGCGGGGGGTGGAGGCCAAGCTGCACCTGCGCCGGGCCAACCCGTCGCTGTTCCCCAGCCTGCAGGCCCGGGGTATCCGCCGGGTGCAGATCCTGAGCCTCCGCCGCAGCCTCAGCTACGTGATCCAGGGCATGGCCAACATCGAGAGCCTCAACCTCAGCGGCTGCTACAACCTCACCGACAACGGGCTGGGCCACGCGTTTGTGCAGGAGATCGGCTCCCTGCGCGCTCTCAACCTGAGCCTCTGCAAGCAGATCACTGACAGCAGCCTGGGCCGCATAGCCCAGTATCTTAAGGGCCTGGAGGTGCTGGAGCTGGGGGGTTGCAGCAACATCACCAACACTGGCCTTTTGCTCATCGCCTGGGGTCTGCAGCGCCTCAAGAGCCTTAACCTCCGCAGCTGCCGCCACCTCTCGGATGTCGGCATCGGGCACCTGGCCGGCATGACGCGCAGCGCTGCGGAGGGCTGCCTGGGCCTGGAGCAGCTCACGCTACAGGACTGCCAGAAGCTCACAGATCTTTCTCTAAAGCACATCTCCCGAGGGCTGACGGGCCTGAGGCTCCTCAACCTCAGCTTCTGTGGGGGCATCTCGGACGCTGGCCTCCTGCACCTGTCGCACATGGGCAGCCTGCGCAGCCTCAACCTGCGCTCCTGTGACAACATCAGTGACACGGGCATCATGCATCTGGCCATGGGCAGCCTGCGCCTCTCGGGGCTGGATGTGTCGTTCTGTGACAAGGTGGGAGACCAGAGTCTGGCTTACATAGCCCAGGGGCTGGATGGCCTCaagtctctctccctctgctcctGCCACATCAGCGATGATGGCATCAACCGCATGGTGCGGCAGATGCACGGGCTGCGCACGCTCAACATTGGACAGTGTGTGCGCATCACGGACAAGGGCCTGGAGCTGATCGCTGAGCACCTGAGCCAGCTCACCGGCATAGACCTGTACGGCTGCACCCGAATCACCAAGCGCGGCCTGGAGCGCATCACGCAGCTGCCCTGCCTCAAGGTACTCAACCTGGGACTCTGGCAGATGACGGACAGTGAGAAG
- the FBXL14 gene encoding F-box/LRR-repeat protein 14 isoform X4, producing METHISCLFPELLAMIFGYLDVRDKGRAAQVCTAWRDAAYHKSVWRGVEAKLHLRRANPSLFPSLQARGIRRVQILSLRRSLSYVIQGMANIESLNLSGCYNLTDNGLGHAFVQEIGSLRALNLSLCKQITDSSLGRIAQYLKGLEVLELGGCSNITNTGLLLIAWGLQRLKSLNLRSCRHLSDVGIGHLAGMTRSAAEGCLGLEQLTLQDCQKLTDLSLKHISRGLTGLRLLNLSFCGGISDAGLLHLSHMGSLRSLNLRSCDNISDTGIMHLAMGSLRLSGLDVSFCDKVGDQSLAYIAQGLDGLKSLSLCSCHISDDGINRMVRQMHGLRTLNIGQCVRITDKGLELIAEHLSQLTGIDLYGCTRITKRGLERITQLPCLKEARGDFSPLFTVRTRGSSRR from the coding sequence atggAGACCCACATCTCATGCCTGTTCCCGGAGCTGCTGGCCATGATCTTCGGCTACCTGGACGTCCGGGACAAGGGGCGCGCGGCGCAGGTGTGCACGGCCTGGCGGGACGCTGCCTACCACAAGTCGGTGTGGCGGGGGGTGGAGGCCAAGCTGCACCTGCGCCGGGCCAACCCGTCGCTGTTCCCCAGCCTGCAGGCCCGGGGTATCCGCCGGGTGCAGATCCTGAGCCTCCGCCGCAGCCTCAGCTACGTGATCCAGGGCATGGCCAACATCGAGAGCCTCAACCTCAGCGGCTGCTACAACCTCACCGACAACGGGCTGGGCCACGCGTTTGTGCAGGAGATCGGCTCCCTGCGCGCTCTCAACCTGAGCCTCTGCAAGCAGATCACTGACAGCAGCCTGGGCCGCATAGCCCAGTATCTTAAGGGCCTGGAGGTGCTGGAGCTGGGGGGTTGCAGCAACATCACCAACACTGGCCTTTTGCTCATCGCCTGGGGTCTGCAGCGCCTCAAGAGCCTTAACCTCCGCAGCTGCCGCCACCTCTCGGATGTCGGCATCGGGCACCTGGCCGGCATGACGCGCAGCGCTGCGGAGGGCTGCCTGGGCCTGGAGCAGCTCACGCTACAGGACTGCCAGAAGCTCACAGATCTTTCTCTAAAGCACATCTCCCGAGGGCTGACGGGCCTGAGGCTCCTCAACCTCAGCTTCTGTGGGGGCATCTCGGACGCTGGCCTCCTGCACCTGTCGCACATGGGCAGCCTGCGCAGCCTCAACCTGCGCTCCTGTGACAACATCAGTGACACGGGCATCATGCATCTGGCCATGGGCAGCCTGCGCCTCTCGGGGCTGGATGTGTCGTTCTGTGACAAGGTGGGAGACCAGAGTCTGGCTTACATAGCCCAGGGGCTGGATGGCCTCaagtctctctccctctgctcctGCCACATCAGCGATGATGGCATCAACCGCATGGTGCGGCAGATGCACGGGCTGCGCACGCTCAACATTGGACAGTGTGTGCGCATCACGGACAAGGGCCTGGAGCTGATCGCTGAGCACCTGAGCCAGCTCACCGGCATAGACCTGTACGGCTGCACCCGAATCACCAAGCGCGGCCTGGAGCGCATCACGCAGCTGCCCTGCCTCAAG